Proteins encoded together in one Vitis vinifera cultivar Pinot Noir 40024 chromosome 4, ASM3070453v1 window:
- the LOC100248805 gene encoding serine/threonine-protein kinase ATG1t isoform X1 produces MDPPFTIGEYTVRSKVGQGPQSTVWKAEQKCSGEVVALKQVYLSKLNRNLKTSLDCEINFLSSVSHPNIIRLLHVFQAEGCIFLVLEFCSGGDLESYIRHHGRVQEWVARRFMQQLGAGLEVLHSHHIIHRDLKPGNILLSGPESDVLLKIADFGLSRTVHPGEHAETVCGTPLYMAPEVLRFKKYDEKVDMWSLGAILFELLNGYPPFCGRTNVQLLQNIESCKMLPFSQLISPGLHPDCVDLCTKLLSTNPVHRLSFDEFCRHRFLRGKGQGW; encoded by the exons ATGGATCCACCATTCACCATAGGAGAGTATACGGTGAGGTCCAAAGTGGGACAAGGGCCCCAATCAACAGTTTGGAAGGCTGAGCAGAAATGTAGCGGTGAAGTAGTGGCTTTGAAGCAGGTCTATCTCTCCAAACTCAACCGTAACCTCAAGACCTCCCTGGACTGTGAGATCAACTTCTTGTCTTCTGTTAGCCACCCCAACATCATTCGCCTTCTTCATGTCTTCCAG GCTGAAGGTTGCATATTCCTGGTCCTGGAATTCTGCTCTGGGGGAGATCTAGAGTCTTACATTCGGCACCATGGGAGAGTTCAAGAATGGGTTGCCAGAAGATTCATGCAGCAGCTTG GAGCGGGTTTAGAAGTGCTACACTCCCACCACATCATTCACCGAGACTTGAAACCTGGG AACATTTTACTGTCGGGTCCTGAGAGTGATGTGCTGCTAAAGATAGCTGATTTTGGTCTCTCTCG AACTGTACATCCAGGTGAACATGCAGAGACAGTTTGTGGGACTCCATTATACATGGCTCCAGAAGTTCTgcgatttaaaaaatatgatgaaaag GTTGATATGTGGAGTCTTGGGGCAATTCTTTTTGAACTTCTTAATGGCTACCCGCCTTTTTGTGGGAGGACTAATGTTCAG TTGCTGCAGAACATTGAATCATGTAAAATGCTTCCATTTTCTCAGCTCATCTCTCCAGGACTGCATCCAGATTGTGTTGATCTGTGTACAAAACTATTGTCTACAAATCCAG TGCACCGCCTGTCCTTTGACGAGTTTTGTCGGCATAGGTTCTTGAGAGGAAAAGGGCAGGGGTGGTAA
- the LOC100254123 gene encoding G-type lectin S-receptor-like serine/threonine-protein kinase LECRK4, producing the protein MYVGLSQTDITVFLMAPTSIMFLLFFLNSMGVRAETAEPKLIKLGSSLFPHNGSSSWVSPSGHFAFGFYPQGTGFAVGVWLVSQSGNTVVWTANRDKPLVSFNTTLEFTTNGKLLLRTGPGEQITIADVAESAASASMLDSGNFVLFGDNSSSIIWQSFQYPTDTLLGGQNFSTGDILSSRKTESPAIGDFYLSTSDGQIVSYPYNLAVSEDPYWTVDARDLNDMGLLSSYDAFTLTLASNNISSDDAKNETIIYRATLDVDGIFRLYSHSFGNSNISTVSIMWSAIKNPCDVKGLCGVNALCSSNGTNANCSCVPGFVSINREKYSGCYRSFNNEEGCRGQEPESIYNITTLRNVSWKDANPYSGIKSLNEKDCSRSCLQDCNCWAAYYFNGTCRRYKLPLVYGIANQNESGITFLKMSLGTAYVGDNIPAPRNQTKVIESNKKELILILASSLGSIAFLCALVAMSSFFIYRSQVHRYRKLSETAMEEFTLRSFSYNDLEKATDGFREELGRGPFGAVYKGTIAQGNQTIAVKRLEKAVEEGEREFQAEMAIIGRTHHRNLVRLLGFCMQGSRKLLVYEYMSNGSLADLLFNGEKRPIWRERVRIALDVARGIFYLHEECEVHIIHGNIKPKNILLDDSWTAKLSDFRLARLLRPNQTGTISRLGGSSRGYSAPERQKRMLISVEADVYSFGVVLLEIVCCRSNLDINVSTGDEILLCSWVYSCFVARELEKLVEGEEVNMKTLERMVKVGLLCIQDDPSLRPTMKNVILMLEGTMNVPVPPSPTPLFS; encoded by the coding sequence ATGTACGTCGGATTGTCTCAAACGGATATCACTGTGTTTCTCATGGCTCCCACATCAATTATGTTCCTTTTATTCTTTCTGAATTCTATGGGTGTTAGAGCTGAAACAGCGGAACCCAAGCTGATAAAGTTGGGTTCTTCACTTTTTCCACACAATGGATCCAGTTCATGGGTCTCACCCTCCGGCCATTTTGCATTTGGTTTCTACCCGCAAGGCACTGGATTTGCAGTAGGCGTATGGCTGGTCAGTCAATCTGGAAACACCGTTGTCTGGACTGCAAACCGAGATAAGCCGCTGGTGTCCTTCAACACGACTCTTGAATTCACCACAAATGGTAAGCTGCTTCTTCGAACTGGGCCGGGTGAACAAATAACCATTGCAGATGTGGCAGAATCCGCAGCCTCAGCTTCTATGCTCGATTCTGGTAATTTTGTTCTCTTCGGTGATAATTCTTCTTCTATCATCTGGCAAAGCTTCCAATACCCAACTGATACCCTTCTGGGAGGCCAGAATTTTTCCACCGGCGATATACTGTCTTCCAGGAAAACGGAATCTCCTGCTATAGGAGATTTTTATCTTAGTACGTCAGATGGACAGATTGTTTCCTATCCCTACAATCTGGCTGTTTCGGAGGACCCTTATTGGACTGTCGATGCACGAGATCTCAACGACATGGGGCTTTTAAGCTCATATGATGCTTTTACACTTACTCTAGCCAGCAACAATATCTCATCAGATGACGCCAAAAACGAGACCATCATTTACAGAGCAACTTTAGATGTTGATGGGATTTTCAGGTTGTATTCCCATAGCTTTGGGAACAGTAATATCTCCACTGTCTCCATTATGTGGTCGGCAATCAAAAACCCATGTGATGTGAAAGGTCTCTGCGGTGTTAATGCCTTATGTTCAAGCAATGGCACCAATGCCAACTGTTCTTGCGTTCCAGGGTTCGTATCCATTAACCGGGAGAAGTATTCGGGGTGCTACAGGAGCTTCAATAATGAAGAAGGATGCAGAGGACAAGAGCCAGAATCGATCTACAACATTACTACCTTAAGAAATGTGAGTTGGAAAGACGCCAATCCTTATTCTGGCATAAAATCACTAAATGAGAAGGATTGCAGCAGGTCTTGTCTACAAGATTGCAATTGTTGGGCAGCTTATTATTTCAATGGCACTTGCAGAAGATATAAGCTTCCTCTGGTATATGGGATTGCGAATCAAAATGAATCAGGCATCACCTTCCTCAAGATGAGTTTGGGAACTGCCTATGTTGGAGACAATATTCCTGCTCCAAGGAATCAAACAAAGGTGATTGAAAGCAATAAGAAAGAACTTATTTTAATCCTTGCTTCAAGTTTGGGTTCCATTGCTTTCTTATGTGCTCTAGTTGCAATGTCTAGCTTCTTTATATACAGAAGCCAAGTTCATCGGTACAGAAAGCTGTCAGAAACTGCAATGGAAGAGTTTACTCTGCGATCGTTTTCTTATAATGATCTGGAGAAAGCTACAGATGGGTTCAGGGAAGAGTTGGGTAGGGGTCCTTTTGGAGCAGTGTATAAAGGGACTATAGCTCAAGGCAACCAGACTATTGCTGTGAAGAGACTAGAAAAAGCTGTGGAAGAAGGAGAAAGGGAGTTCCAAGCAGAAATGGCCATAATTGGGCGAACCCATCACAGGAACTTGGTCCGGTTGCTGGGTTTTTGTATGCAGGGCTCTAGGAAGCTTCTTGTTTATGAATACATGAGCAATGGCTCACTTGCAGATCTTCTCTTCAATGGTGAAAAGCGCCCGATTTGGAGAGAAAGAGTCAGAATTGCCCTAGATGTAGCAAGAGGGATCTTCTACCTCCATGAAGAGTGTGAGGTCCACATCATCCATGGCAACATAAAGCCTAAGAACATACTATTGGATGATTCTTGGACTGCCAAGCTTTCAGATTTCAGGCTAGCAAGGCTTCTGAGGCCTAATCAAACTGGAACCATTTCTCGTCTCGGAGGGAGTAGTAGAGGCTATTCAGCACCCGAGCGGCAGAAGAGGATGTTGATATCAGTGGAAGCAGATGTCTACAGTTTCGGAGTAGTGCTATTGGAGATTGTGTGTTGCAGAAGTAATTTGGATATCAATGTTTCAACAGGAGACGAGATACTTCTTTGCAGTTGGGTGTACAGTTGCTTTGTGGCAAGAGAGTTGGAGAAGCTTGTGGAAGGTGAAGAAGTGAACATGAAAACCCTGGAAAGGATGGTGAAGGTTGGATTATTGTGCATTCAAGATGATCCAAGTCTGCGCCCTACAATGAAGAATGTGATCCTGATGTTGGAAGGGACCATGAATGTGCCTGTACCTCCATCTCCAACTCCTCTATTTTCCTGA
- the LOC100248805 gene encoding serine/threonine-protein kinase ATG1t isoform X4, which produces MDPPFTIGEYTVRSKVGQGPQSTVWKAEQKCSGEVVALKQVYLSKLNRNLKTSLDCEINFLSSVSHPNIIRLLHVFQAEGCIFLVLEFCSGGDLESYIRHHGRVQEWVARRFMQQLGSSLFESQLTMNILLSGPESDVLLKIADFGLSRTVHPGEHAETVCGTPLYMAPEVLRFKKYDEKVDMWSLGAILFELLNGYPPFCGRTNVQLISPGLHPDCVDLCTKLLSTNPVHRLSFDEFCRHRFLRGKGQGW; this is translated from the exons ATGGATCCACCATTCACCATAGGAGAGTATACGGTGAGGTCCAAAGTGGGACAAGGGCCCCAATCAACAGTTTGGAAGGCTGAGCAGAAATGTAGCGGTGAAGTAGTGGCTTTGAAGCAGGTCTATCTCTCCAAACTCAACCGTAACCTCAAGACCTCCCTGGACTGTGAGATCAACTTCTTGTCTTCTGTTAGCCACCCCAACATCATTCGCCTTCTTCATGTCTTCCAG GCTGAAGGTTGCATATTCCTGGTCCTGGAATTCTGCTCTGGGGGAGATCTAGAGTCTTACATTCGGCACCATGGGAGAGTTCAAGAATGGGTTGCCAGAAGATTCATGCAGCAGCTTGGTAGTTCCTTATTCGAGTCACAATTGACAATG AACATTTTACTGTCGGGTCCTGAGAGTGATGTGCTGCTAAAGATAGCTGATTTTGGTCTCTCTCG AACTGTACATCCAGGTGAACATGCAGAGACAGTTTGTGGGACTCCATTATACATGGCTCCAGAAGTTCTgcgatttaaaaaatatgatgaaaag GTTGATATGTGGAGTCTTGGGGCAATTCTTTTTGAACTTCTTAATGGCTACCCGCCTTTTTGTGGGAGGACTAATGTTCAG CTCATCTCTCCAGGACTGCATCCAGATTGTGTTGATCTGTGTACAAAACTATTGTCTACAAATCCAG TGCACCGCCTGTCCTTTGACGAGTTTTGTCGGCATAGGTTCTTGAGAGGAAAAGGGCAGGGGTGGTAA
- the LOC100248805 gene encoding serine/threonine-protein kinase ATG1t isoform X3 — translation MDPPFTIGEYTVRSKVGQGPQSTVWKAEQKCSGEVVALKQVYLSKLNRNLKTSLDCEINFLSSVSHPNIIRLLHVFQAEGCIFLVLEFCSGGDLESYIRHHGRVQEWVARRFMQQLGAGLEVLHSHHIIHRDLKPGNILLSGPESDVLLKIADFGLSRTVHPGEHAETVCGTPLYMAPEVLRFKKYDEKVDMWSLGAILFELLNGYPPFCGRTNVQLISPGLHPDCVDLCTKLLSTNPVHRLSFDEFCRHRFLRGKGQGW, via the exons ATGGATCCACCATTCACCATAGGAGAGTATACGGTGAGGTCCAAAGTGGGACAAGGGCCCCAATCAACAGTTTGGAAGGCTGAGCAGAAATGTAGCGGTGAAGTAGTGGCTTTGAAGCAGGTCTATCTCTCCAAACTCAACCGTAACCTCAAGACCTCCCTGGACTGTGAGATCAACTTCTTGTCTTCTGTTAGCCACCCCAACATCATTCGCCTTCTTCATGTCTTCCAG GCTGAAGGTTGCATATTCCTGGTCCTGGAATTCTGCTCTGGGGGAGATCTAGAGTCTTACATTCGGCACCATGGGAGAGTTCAAGAATGGGTTGCCAGAAGATTCATGCAGCAGCTTG GAGCGGGTTTAGAAGTGCTACACTCCCACCACATCATTCACCGAGACTTGAAACCTGGG AACATTTTACTGTCGGGTCCTGAGAGTGATGTGCTGCTAAAGATAGCTGATTTTGGTCTCTCTCG AACTGTACATCCAGGTGAACATGCAGAGACAGTTTGTGGGACTCCATTATACATGGCTCCAGAAGTTCTgcgatttaaaaaatatgatgaaaag GTTGATATGTGGAGTCTTGGGGCAATTCTTTTTGAACTTCTTAATGGCTACCCGCCTTTTTGTGGGAGGACTAATGTTCAG CTCATCTCTCCAGGACTGCATCCAGATTGTGTTGATCTGTGTACAAAACTATTGTCTACAAATCCAG TGCACCGCCTGTCCTTTGACGAGTTTTGTCGGCATAGGTTCTTGAGAGGAAAAGGGCAGGGGTGGTAA
- the LOC100248805 gene encoding serine/threonine-protein kinase ATG1t isoform X2: MDPPFTIGEYTVRSKVGQGPQSTVWKAEQKCSGEVVALKQVYLSKLNRNLKTSLDCEINFLSSVSHPNIIRLLHVFQAEGCIFLVLEFCSGGDLESYIRHHGRVQEWVARRFMQQLGSSLFESQLTMNILLSGPESDVLLKIADFGLSRTVHPGEHAETVCGTPLYMAPEVLRFKKYDEKVDMWSLGAILFELLNGYPPFCGRTNVQLLQNIESCKMLPFSQLISPGLHPDCVDLCTKLLSTNPVHRLSFDEFCRHRFLRGKGQGW, translated from the exons ATGGATCCACCATTCACCATAGGAGAGTATACGGTGAGGTCCAAAGTGGGACAAGGGCCCCAATCAACAGTTTGGAAGGCTGAGCAGAAATGTAGCGGTGAAGTAGTGGCTTTGAAGCAGGTCTATCTCTCCAAACTCAACCGTAACCTCAAGACCTCCCTGGACTGTGAGATCAACTTCTTGTCTTCTGTTAGCCACCCCAACATCATTCGCCTTCTTCATGTCTTCCAG GCTGAAGGTTGCATATTCCTGGTCCTGGAATTCTGCTCTGGGGGAGATCTAGAGTCTTACATTCGGCACCATGGGAGAGTTCAAGAATGGGTTGCCAGAAGATTCATGCAGCAGCTTGGTAGTTCCTTATTCGAGTCACAATTGACAATG AACATTTTACTGTCGGGTCCTGAGAGTGATGTGCTGCTAAAGATAGCTGATTTTGGTCTCTCTCG AACTGTACATCCAGGTGAACATGCAGAGACAGTTTGTGGGACTCCATTATACATGGCTCCAGAAGTTCTgcgatttaaaaaatatgatgaaaag GTTGATATGTGGAGTCTTGGGGCAATTCTTTTTGAACTTCTTAATGGCTACCCGCCTTTTTGTGGGAGGACTAATGTTCAG TTGCTGCAGAACATTGAATCATGTAAAATGCTTCCATTTTCTCAGCTCATCTCTCCAGGACTGCATCCAGATTGTGTTGATCTGTGTACAAAACTATTGTCTACAAATCCAG TGCACCGCCTGTCCTTTGACGAGTTTTGTCGGCATAGGTTCTTGAGAGGAAAAGGGCAGGGGTGGTAA